A genomic region of Eucalyptus grandis isolate ANBG69807.140 chromosome 5, ASM1654582v1, whole genome shotgun sequence contains the following coding sequences:
- the LOC104444403 gene encoding 21 kDa protein, whose translation MARLAFVLIFSLSIYFHFISAATAATTSTSTYTNFIKSSCSTVQYPALCVQSLVVHASTIKQSPQQLAQAALAVSLARAQSTKDFVARAAKFRGLKAREYAAIKDCLEEMDDSVDRLANSGKELKRAGASKGQDFQWHVSNVQTWVSAASTDTTTCLDGYASTALNGRLKTSIRSRVLNVAQVTSNALALVNRYASKP comes from the coding sequence ATGGCAAGACTTGCCTTTGTCTTGATATTTTCCCTCTCCATCTATTTTCACTTCATATCGGCTGCTACTGCTGCTACCACGAGTACTTCCACTTACACAAACTTCATCAAGTCTTCGTGCAGCACCGTGCAGTACCCTGCGCTCTGCGTGCAGTCGCTCGTGGTCCACGCCTCGACCATCAAGCAGAGCCCGCAGCAATTGGCCCAGGCCGCCTTGGCGGTGAGCTTAGCCCGGGCTCAGTCCACCAAGGACTTTGTGGCGAGAGCGGCCAAGTTCAGGGGCCTCAAGGCGAGGGAGTATGCAGCTATAAAAGATTGCTTGGAAGAGATGGACGACAGCGTGGACCGGCTCGCGAATTCGGGGAAGGAGCTTAAGAGGGCAGGCGCATCCAAGGGCCAGGATTTCCAGTGGCACGTGAGCAACGTCCAGACATGGGTCAGCGCCGCGTCAACGGACACGACCACTTGCCTCGATGGGTATGCAAGCACAGCCCTGAATGGCCGGCTGAAGACTTCGATCAGGTCCCGTGTGCTTAACGTGGCACAGGTCACTAGCAACGCACTTGCTTTGGTCAACCGATACGCCTCAAAGCCATGA
- the LOC104444404 gene encoding LOW QUALITY PROTEIN: pentatricopeptide repeat-containing protein At4g25270, chloroplastic (The sequence of the model RefSeq protein was modified relative to this genomic sequence to represent the inferred CDS: inserted 2 bases in 2 codons), giving the protein MPVHSFEPKCIPLRIPPRPPSTPSSPVFLSSPATRKTTSRHEPAKRARKTRPAASVLPFRKPAPTPLSSNHRPRPRTKLEALDRVVGDLEASAADGVAIDVGIFASVLEACYQLGAFHQGXPVHRLIPTNLLRRNVGLSSKLLRLYAXSGRVGDAHEVFDQMPKRDASAFAWNSLISGYAELGQHEDALALYFQMDEEGVEPDRYTFPRVLKACAGIGSIRIGEAVHRHAVRTGFVSDCFVLNSLVDMYAKCGDIVQARKVFDKMPSRDLVSWNTMLTGYIHHGLLVEAVDLFCRMIQDEFQPDSVAISAILTGISSLKLGLQVHGWVVRLGLEWTLSIANSLIVVYSNHGMLDKARWIFDNMAERDVVSWNAIVSAHSKLPHALSYFEQMEKADVMPDRITFVSLLSTLAHIGLVKDGEELFSRMRDKYGIEPSMEHYACMVNLYGRRGMVDEAHAMIAERMEFEAGPTVWGALLHACYVHGNVEIGEVAAEKLFELEPDNEHNYALLIKIYENTGRLDDVEKMRMMLAERGLELETC; this is encoded by the exons ATGCCGGTCCACTCCTTCGAACCAAAATGCATCCCGCTTCGCATCCCGCCTCGTCCCCCCTCGACTCCCTCCTCCCCTGTTTTCCTCTCGTCTCCCGCAACTCGCAAGACCACCAGCCGGCACGAGCCAGCCAAGCGAGCCCGCAAGACCAGACCCGCCGCCTCCGTCCTCCCCTTCCGAAAACCAGCCCCGACCCCTCTCTCGTCCAACCACAGGCCCCGCCCTCGCACCAAGCTCGAGGCTCTCGACCGGGTGGTCGGCGACCTCGAGGCCTCGGCAGCCGACGGCGTCGCCATCGACGTCGGCATCTTCGCCTCCGTCCTCGAAGCTTGCTACCAGTTAGGGGCCTTCCACCAGG GCCCGGTTCACCGGTTGATACCCACCAACCTGCTGAGGCGGAATGTGGGGCTGTCGTCGAAGCTCCTGCGGTTGTACG CCAGCGGCCGCGTCGGCGATGCCCACGAGGTGTTCGACCAAATGCCTAAGCGGGACGCGTCGGCCTTCGCTTGGAACTCGCTCATCTCGGGGTATGCCGAGCTGGGTCAGCACGAGGACGCCCTCGCGCTCTACTTTCAAATGGATGAAGAGGGCGTCGAGCCCGACCGGTATACTTTCCCCCGTGTTCTGAAGGCTTGTGCTGGAATTGGGTCCATTCGGATTGGCGAGGCAGTGCATAGGCACGCGGTTCGTACCGGTTTCGTTTCCGATTGCTTTGTGCTCAACTCGCTCGTCGACATGTATGCGAAGTGCGGCGACATTGTTCAGGCTCGCAAggtgttcgacaaaatgccgaGTAGGGATCTGGTTTCTTGGAATACAATGTTGACGGGTTATATACATCATGGGCTTCTGGTGGAGGCCGTGGATTTATTTTGTAGGATGATCCAGGATGAATTTCAGCCGGATTCAGTGGCAATATCTGCCATTCTAACTGGTatttcatcattgaagcttGGGCTCCAGGTGCACGGTTGGGTTGTTCGGCTAGGATTGGAGTGGACTTTGTCCATTGCTAATTCTTTGATTGTTGTCTATTCTAATCATGGAATGTTAGATAAAGCGCGTTGGATTTTTGACAACATGGCCGAACGGGATGTTGTGTCGTGGAATGCTATTGTATCTGCCCACTCCAAACTCCCTCATGCTCTGTCATATTTCGAGCAAATGGAAAAGGCTGATGTTATGCCAGATCGCATTACATTTGTGTCATTGCTATCCACCCTTGCTCACATAGGTCTCGTTAAAGATGGTGAAGAGTTGTTCTCAAGAATGAGAGACAAATATGGAATTGAACCCAGCATGGAGCACTATGCTTGTATGGTTAATCTGTATGGAAGGAGAGGGATGGTTGATGAGGCTCATGCGATGATTGCAGAAAGAATGGAGTTTGAGGCTGGTCCAACTGTCTGGGGAGCTCTGCTGCATGCTTGCTATGTTCATGGCAATGTTGAAATAGGAGAAGTTGCTGCAGAAAAGCTCTTTGAACTCGAGCCAGATAATGAACACAATTACGCACTTCTAATTAAGATTTATGAGAATACGGGCAGATTGGATGATGTGGAGAAGATGAGAATGATGTTGGCAGAGCGAGGGCTAGAATTGGAAACTTGCTAG